One Dromiciops gliroides isolate mDroGli1 chromosome 3, mDroGli1.pri, whole genome shotgun sequence DNA segment encodes these proteins:
- the OBI1 gene encoding ORC ubiquitin ligase 1: MAQNIQNVTLSLTLPITCHICLGKVRHPVICINNHVFCSVCIDVWLKNNSQCPACRVPITPENPCKEIIGGTSESEPMLSHTVRKHLRKTRLELLHREYEDEIECLQKEVEELRGKNLSLESQLKSVLDPLTLVSQNEERRPAAEERSQPPLETVAEWKKKLRAAHDIYEKVKDDVDKLKEANKKLKLENGGLLRENLRLKAEVDNRSPQKFGRFTVAALQSKVEQYERETNRLKKALERSDKYIEELESQISLLKSSSEETETTSAISQRVLSTESQGNSRPEESATTLTNQVDGVGKQPIPANPTSTHLTQSSGSRLSDVNPARQESSSDRETECCKNKELFPEQLKILLDATDTRMDACLERQWSTKTGNCEPFKDEELYDLPAPCTPSLSLSCLQLNTPDNKESSLVKMESSRKHSHHLRKLVFDDFCGTSSSCGKDSLQDNTDSCEHGKKSECFTSPKSVFWDCCPTNFVQNLDFESSEQNTVASSSGDLSLKSSEKAGSCLSKRLNSLRSFEINRTRTSSEASMDAAYLDKISELDSMMSESDNSKSPYNNFKSADMETPTKLAQSSEFLADSDKLEERTKPNLTKCSQLLDQQGNRNDWKPTSFFILSPSDQEMNEQFPLLHSPNSGTSEIKPQNCLFQREFSQSFLFSNSHRLFDDQRFGPSFFKMSSEMHNVHNHLQSPWSASFAPEKRNKSMNQSAKRKIQSSLSSASPSKATKS, translated from the exons ATGGCTCAGAACATTCAGAACGTTACTTTGTCTCTCACGCTGCCCATCACGTGCCACATTTGCTTGGGGAAG gtccGCCATCCTGTCATATGCATCAACAATCATGTCTTCTGTTCTGTTTGTATCGATGTATGGTTGAAGAACAATAGCCAGTGCCCAGCTTGCCGTGTCCCCATCACCCCCGAAAATCCTTGCAAGGAGATTATTG gaggaaCAAGTGAAAGTGAACCTATGCTTAGCCACACTGTCAGAAAGCACCTCCGGAAAACTCGACTTGAGTTACTTCATCGAGAATATGAG GATGAAATAGAATGCCTGCAGAAGGAAGTGGAAGAGCTTCGAGGGAAGAACCTCAGTCTGGAGTCACAGCTGAAGTCTGTTCTGGATCCTTTGACCCTGGTCAGCCAGAATGAAGAAAGGCGGCCGGCTGCAGAGGAGAGAAGTCAGCCTCCTCTCGAAACTGTGGCCgaatggaaaaaaaagctgcGGGCAGCTCACGACATATACGAAAAAGTGAAAGATGATGTGGACAAGCTCAAGGAG gCAAATAAGAAGCTAAAATTGGAAAATGGTGGCCTGCTGAGGGAGAACTTGCGGTTGAAGGCTGAAGTTGATAACAGATCACCCCaaaa GTTTGGCAGGTTTACAGTTGCTGCTCTTCAGTCCAAGGTAGAACAGTATGAGAGAGAAACAAATCGCCTCAAGAAAGCCCTAGAACGAAGTGATAAATATATAGAAGAATTGGAATCTCAGATCTCACTGTTAAAAAGctcaagtgaagaaactgaaacgACAAGCGCCATTAGCCAAAGAGTGCTTTCTACAGAAAGCCAAGGAAACAGTCGCCCTGAGGAAAGTGCCACAACTTTAACAAATCAGGTAGATGGCGTCGGAAAGCAGCCTATTCCAGCCAACCCGACCTCTACACACCTTACACAGTCTTCAGGCAGTAGACTCTCAGATGTTAACCCTGCTCGTCAAGAAAGCTcaagtgacagagagacagagtgttGTAAGAACAAAGAACTCTTCCCAGAACAGTTGAAAATCCTGTTAGATGCCACTGATACAAGGATGGATGCCTGTTTGGAAAGACAGTGGAGTACAAAAACTGGGAATTGTGAaccttttaaagatgaagaacttTATGATCTCCCAGCTCCCTGTACCCCCTCTTTGTCTCTTAGTTGTCTTCAGCTCAATACCCCAGATAATAAAGAAAGCTCTCTGGTCAAAATGGAGAGTAGCAGAAAGCACTCACACCATCTAAGAAAATTGGTGTTTGATGACTTTTGTGGCACCTCAAGCAGTTGTGGCAAAGATTCCCTCCAGGACAATACAGATAGTTGTGAACATGGAAAGAAATCGGAATGTTTCACTTCCCCCAAGTCAGTGTTTTGGGATTGTTGCCCTACCAATTTTGTCCAAAACTTAGATTTTGAAAGTTCAGAGCAGAACACAGTTGCAAGTTCATCTGGAGATctgtcattgaaatccagtgagAAAGCAGGCTCCTGTTTATCTAAAAGGTTAAATTCTCTTCGCTCCTTTGAAATAAATCGCACTAGAACATCCAGTGAAGCATCAATGGATGCAGCTTACCTTGATAAGATCTCCGAGCTGGACTCCATGATGTCTGAATCGGACAACAGTAAGAGTCCCTATAACAATTTTAAATCAGCTGACATGGAAACCCCAACAAAGTTAGCACAAAGTAGCGAATTTTTGGCTGATTCTGATAAACTGGAAGAAAGAACTAAGCCAAACCTTACAAAATGTTCTCAGCTGCTGGATCAGCAAGGCAATAGAAATGACTGGAAACCCACTTCTTTTTTCATCCTTTCACCATCTGACCAAGAGATGAATGAACAATTTCCACTCCTCCACTCTCCCAATTCAGGAACTAGTGAAATCAAACCCCAGAACTGTTTGTTTCAGAGGGAATTTTCCCAGAGTTTTTTGTTTAGTAACTCACATAGGCTGTTTGATGATCAGAGGTTTGGGCCATCCTTTTTCAAAATGTCCTCAGAGATGCACAATGTTCACAATCACCTTCAATCCCCATGGTCTGCCTCCTTCGCACCTGAAAAGAGGAATAAGAGTATGAATCagtcagcaaaaagaaaaatccagagTAGCCTTTCTAGTGCCAGCCCATCCAAAGCAACTAAAAGTTGA